A stretch of SAR324 cluster bacterium DNA encodes these proteins:
- a CDS encoding YhdH/YhfP family quinone oxidoreductase codes for MSSPISFQAIRIFEEDSKFEQRIVDRNTEELPEGEVLIQVHYSSLNYKDALSASGNRGVTRNYPHTPGVDASGIVTASTDPNFKAGDAVVVTSYDLGMNTDGGFGEYIRVPATWVLPLPEGLTLQEAMIYGTAGFTAAQSFWELKVAGCKPENGPVLVTGAAGGVGSISVRLLLNGGYEVAAVSGHDDGKALLKELGVQQILGREEAIDTGTRPLLKSKWNGVIDSVGGLPLATALKTTQPGGVITTCGSVAGAELATTVWPLILRGLRLIGIDSQNCPYALRKQLWQHLATDWRLPNLKVGLKEVSMEGMLNEIELILRSEVKGRVVLRHKAAE; via the coding sequence ATGTCTTCACCTATCTCTTTCCAAGCGATACGGATTTTTGAAGAAGATAGCAAATTTGAGCAGCGTATTGTTGATCGTAATACGGAAGAACTACCAGAAGGAGAGGTGTTGATTCAAGTGCATTATTCTTCACTTAACTACAAGGATGCCCTCTCTGCATCGGGTAATCGTGGGGTAACGCGGAACTACCCACATACCCCAGGAGTTGATGCCTCCGGCATTGTTACAGCTTCCACAGATCCCAACTTCAAGGCTGGAGATGCCGTAGTCGTCACCAGTTATGATTTGGGGATGAACACGGATGGAGGCTTCGGTGAGTACATTAGAGTTCCTGCAACGTGGGTTTTACCACTACCAGAGGGCCTGACCCTGCAGGAAGCAATGATTTACGGGACTGCAGGTTTTACTGCTGCGCAATCGTTTTGGGAATTGAAAGTGGCAGGCTGTAAACCAGAAAATGGCCCCGTTTTAGTAACTGGAGCCGCTGGAGGGGTCGGATCAATCTCAGTGAGATTATTGCTGAATGGCGGATATGAGGTTGCTGCAGTCAGTGGTCACGATGATGGGAAAGCACTACTGAAAGAACTAGGAGTTCAACAAATATTAGGTCGCGAAGAAGCCATTGATACAGGCACACGACCCTTATTAAAGTCAAAATGGAATGGAGTTATAGATAGCGTAGGGGGACTGCCCCTGGCCACAGCTCTGAAAACCACCCAGCCTGGTGGAGTCATCACAACCTGTGGAAGTGTTGCTGGTGCAGAACTAGCGACCACTGTTTGGCCCTTAATCTTGCGAGGACTCAGATTAATCGGAATTGACTCCCAAAACTGTCCCTATGCACTGAGGAAACAACTTTGGCAACACCTAGCAACCGACTGGAGGCTACCAAACCTTAAAGTTGGTCTAAAGGAGGTTTCGATGGAGGGAATGTTGAACGAGATCGAATTGATTTTACGTTCGGAAGTCAAAGGCAGGGTTGTTCTGCGGCACAAGGCCGCAGAGTAG
- the moaA gene encoding GTP 3',8-cyclase MoaA: protein MLDSFGRNINKLRVSLGESCNMACTYCVTSIKDHNPDPNALSSSDLLKLVSLLVSYSGITKIRITGGEPLLHRDLLSFIDGVRQLGVESIGLTTNGLNLSKLATSLKEAGLDSVNISLDSLNPENFRKLGRAGRLERVLEGIEKALTARLRVKLNMVVIRGANDHEVVDLLDYAIERGIELRYLELMRMGPLFQTEKFPLFPMHEILELIGRHFTWRKVDAEHDATAQRYWVPGGHFGIIPNESAPFCSTCSRLRLTSSGQLVGCLSNPTPTSIQHLLKQQEVASELNERVAHSIAFKEPVAFTGSNLGMSRIGG from the coding sequence ATGCTCGACAGCTTCGGTCGAAATATAAACAAGTTGCGTGTTTCCTTAGGGGAGTCCTGCAACATGGCCTGCACCTACTGCGTCACGAGTATCAAGGATCATAATCCAGATCCTAATGCGCTCTCCAGTTCAGACCTGCTCAAATTAGTCTCATTGCTGGTAAGTTATTCTGGTATCACCAAGATTCGAATTACTGGTGGCGAACCACTACTCCATCGAGATCTGCTCAGTTTCATTGATGGTGTTCGACAACTAGGTGTTGAAAGTATCGGCCTAACCACCAACGGCTTGAATTTAAGCAAATTGGCCACATCTCTAAAAGAGGCAGGACTGGACTCTGTCAACATCAGTTTAGACTCTCTAAATCCTGAAAATTTCAGAAAACTGGGGCGTGCTGGACGCTTGGAGCGTGTGTTGGAAGGAATTGAAAAGGCTCTTACTGCTAGGTTACGTGTTAAACTTAATATGGTGGTCATTCGAGGAGCCAATGACCATGAGGTGGTCGACCTTCTTGACTATGCTATTGAGAGAGGAATCGAGCTAAGATATCTCGAACTCATGCGAATGGGGCCACTGTTTCAAACAGAGAAATTCCCACTTTTCCCAATGCACGAAATTCTCGAACTTATTGGTCGTCACTTCACTTGGCGTAAGGTTGATGCCGAGCATGATGCCACTGCCCAACGCTATTGGGTACCTGGAGGACACTTTGGCATCATTCCCAATGAAAGTGCACCTTTTTGTTCTACCTGCTCCAGATTACGGTTAACCTCTAGTGGCCAGCTCGTTGGCTGCCTTAGCAATCCAACACCTACTTCTATTCAACACTTATTAAAACAGCAAGAAGTTGCTAGTGAATTGAACGAGCGAGTTGCCCACTCGATTGCTTTCAAGGAACCAGTTGCTTTCACCGGATCCAACTTGGGAATGTCTCGTATCGGAGGTTGA